The genomic DNA AATTGCGCTTCTAAAGAAATGGCGCGCATATTTAGATTTCTCCCTGCATCTTCGGATGATTTTAAACGCTTAAGCAACTTGTTTTTCTCGTCCTCTTTAACTTTCAACTCCCtacaaaagaatttatttattggaataatGTTCACGTTTTACATACACTGGATTTACTTTGAATATCGTTTTATCTGTTCCTGCGAGGATTCAACCATAGCAATCTGTGTGGCAAGTTTCATCTGTAAATCCTCCACGATTGATTCGGCTTTTTCTGCTCTTGTTCCACGTTCCGCCGCTAATGTTTCGCTAGCCGTTATCTGAAAtaacattacattttttttttcatacgtgtattatataacaaatcaacataaatgattattctattaagataaagttgaataaaattcaatcaagaattataaaaattaaaaaaaaaaaatctactattatttcttaatattgtaTCAcgtaaacataatattatcacGAGTTTTGTTTTGATTCCATATTCTCCAAGCAAGAATTAATAGGTCAAGTAATATCGATTGCTTTTCTAGGTAAGAAAGTagtattataatgttattgagTCACCGATAAGGTAGAAAGAGTATGACTCAACCACGAACTTCTATGTCCTTTCGTGCATTGACCTATCTAAAGTAAATTTAAGTACATAGAGATACTCTTATTACTATccatagatatttaaaatgtgataataaaaaataaagatcgaaataaaagaattgtatCACAAGAGtttgaaacataaaaatatattgtaaccaATGCAGTTTAGATTGATCGTTCTCTAAGCACGAAAGGGTGAACGAATGACTCATCCgttcatagaaaaaaaaaaaaaagctgcaTTGAAAGAGAATTCACCCTTTGCAGATTCGTTTCTCGCGAGCATAACAATGACTCACCaagtaaaaatcaatttttacaatggTATAATGTATAAGCTTGCATTTATcgttaaagataatttataaattataatacaagaaCTGTTCTAGCCTTTTCCAAAAGTATCCTTTTGTCCTCTCGTAATTTCAACAACTTTTCACGATCCTTTGACATTTGCTCGTCGACCGCTTGAAGCTGATTTTGCGCGGTGATTAGTTCGTTTCGCATATTCTCCGTTGAAACTTGCCTCTCCTCGGAAAGCTCGGTCAAACGTTGGATCTCCTCGtccaattttactttttcctgAAAATAAAACGGTGAATCGCGAATTTGCGAAAAACTCAATTGCTAAGTAAGTTAAAACTTCGTAAGTAAATGTTCGAAAGTATCTAGAACCAGTTTTATCTATGCTGTGTCGTCGCGATACAGTTTCTTCTTTCGCTTCACAATTAGCTGCTGGACCGATGCCAACTTCTCGTTTacgtatatagtatatactaATTAATGACTCGACTACGACGCATGTTTCCATTACATTTcgcaaaatataaatgcatgTTTGTGCATTTATAAACGTTCgaaatatcgtaaatatttagGGCaacaaattgtttctttttaaatatttaacgagaaaatgaatttgaatgagatggaaagtaaaaaaatttttctcgatataaaAGTAACAATTATTGAACTtgtttgaaagatatttttgtttatccaAGGAATGCCGAAAATTCGATCGTCTCTATAACTACATATATTATTGCGTGCCCCAAAAGTCGTATTGCGAGCTCTTATGCTAGCGTCATCCCTCTAGTTAGATACACGTCATTGAACTCTCATGTTCATCGTCCGCAAGATGTTGAATGTATAGCTCTTATTCCTAACATGCGCGCATTGTtactattttatgataaatacatGAAgatgttactttttttttcaattaattaatcatgtgAAAcacaattgttaaaaattataaatttttaaatacgagaTCGAGAAGATTTACCGATTTCAGagtattcctttctttcagTACTTCGTCAAATTGCATTTTGGCACGGTGAACATCACCGGTCAATTTACTGACACGACTGTTCTCCGTATCGAGCAATCGACGCAAAACGACAATTTGCAAATGCAAATGTTCAATTTGCTGGCTTAAATCGTCAATTGTGCTGTTAAGATACTGAACATCGCTGCGTCTCCGTCTCCACGCATTTAACATAAGCACGTGACACACCAAAATTGCTGCTTTCTTTggattttgaaagaattggGAATACGATTCCTCCGGTTCTGATGTCAcgaatccatccatccattttTTGATACCGATACCGATACCCATCTCATTGCCAATagtatctttcattttatcactCTCGTCAAGTTTTTCTATAGTTGAACTACTGTCCGatctatattgtaaaaaaaattaattgtattcaaattattataagttatcCGTAAACTTTACCTAAGATCGCCATATTCAGTGTCCATTATTAAAGGTGAAAAGTCAATCATGGATAAACTCTTTTTGTAACGTGACGCACTGATTGCGCGCAATATCGAACATGTTGAACTGTCCGGACAACTTTTCGCCGTATTAATTGTAGCTGTATGATTGATGGTTGTGAGATTCGCCAATCTGAAGGAGGTCCTTGGCGGACGATAATATCGGCTGGGCTTCTGACATCTTATGGGAAGTTGCGAGTATGTAAGAAATTTATGTTGCATGCATCGCGTCAATCTTTTCTTGGTAAAACATTGGTTCGATTCTTCCCTGGAGCTTATTGAAACACTCAGGGAAGACGAGCTTTTCGGAGTGATCGCAGTTTCTGGCATCACGCTTGCAGTTCACGAGTAAActctttacaaaaattattaatgttgttTGTGCTCTTGTCATGGAGACAAAACGAGTGAGAGACAAGACGACAAAAAAGCATCGTAACTC from Apis mellifera strain DH4 linkage group LG4, Amel_HAv3.1, whole genome shotgun sequence includes the following:
- the LOC100576894 gene encoding keratin, type II cytoskeletal 74 → MPETAITPKSSSSLSVSISSREESNQCFTKKRLTRCMQHKFLTYSQLPIRCQKPSRYYRPPRTSFRLANLTTINHTATINTAKSCPDSSTCSILRAISASRYKKSLSMIDFSPLIMDTEYGDLRSDSSSTIEKLDESDKMKDTIGNEMGIGIGIKKWMDGFVTSEPEESYSQFFQNPKKAAILVCHVLMLNAWRRRRSDVQYLNSTIDDLSQQIEHLHLQIVVLRRLLDTENSRVSKLTGDVHRAKMQFDEVLKERNTLKSEKVKLDEEIQRLTELSEERQVSTENMRNELITAQNQLQAVDEQMSKDREKLLKLREDKRILLEKITASETLAAERGTRAEKAESIVEDLQMKLATQIAMVESSQEQIKRYSKELKVKEDEKNKLLKRLKSSEDAGRNLNMRAISLEAQLVDREVALENMQAAYNSQLTELNELRERLIRQSQEGGWSSRMLQLAGSVVRAPRAILRTLLSGPVLVS